The following are encoded in a window of Tessaracoccus flavescens genomic DNA:
- a CDS encoding PH domain-containing protein — translation MSLDDLFAPPGTPWQRLSPSYLKLKLLLIPINWTLFFVVPGVPLFLFAPRWTLWILLGVAVVWIAWRMLRAPRVFRRWGYAERDEDVYVTSGLFSRSLQCVPYGRMQLVEVQSGPLEQRFGISSVQMITASTAGTVNIPGLASADAAALRDRLIARGEQQQAGI, via the coding sequence GTGAGCCTGGACGACCTCTTTGCGCCACCCGGGACGCCGTGGCAACGGCTGTCCCCGAGCTATCTGAAGCTGAAGCTCTTGTTGATCCCGATCAACTGGACGCTGTTCTTCGTCGTGCCCGGAGTGCCGCTGTTCCTCTTCGCCCCGCGCTGGACGCTGTGGATCCTGCTCGGCGTCGCCGTCGTGTGGATCGCCTGGCGGATGCTGCGCGCCCCGCGCGTCTTCCGCCGCTGGGGCTACGCCGAGCGCGACGAGGACGTCTACGTCACCTCAGGCCTGTTCAGCAGGTCGCTGCAGTGCGTGCCCTACGGCCGGATGCAGCTGGTCGAGGTGCAGTCGGGCCCGCTCGAGCAGCGCTTCGGCATCTCAAGCGTCCAGATGATCACCGCTTCGACGGCGGGCACGGTCAACATTCCCGGTCTCGCGTCCGCTGATGCGGCCGCCCTGCGCGACCGTCTCATCGCGCGAGGAGAGCAGCAGCAGGCCGGCATCTGA
- a CDS encoding DUF1707 SHOCT-like domain-containing protein: protein MSPEAPRLESLRCADQDRELVAQVLNNAYAEGRITFEEHAERIAKAYDALTFGDLNELTGDLVAVPRPRPAPSAAVAPAAAARVPAAPGQYTGGNAVLSTLKPGRIDTVAPEVTVNAWLGEVRLDLVDATFADRETTINVGGLMGEVRIRVPAGVDVNVSGLSTVMGDTKVEGTSPRPDGIRINLVGTVVMGEVKVCGPDTKKTKYEKFVK from the coding sequence ATGTCTCCCGAAGCGCCCCGTCTCGAGTCCCTCCGCTGTGCCGACCAGGACCGCGAGCTGGTCGCCCAGGTCCTCAACAACGCCTACGCCGAAGGGCGGATCACCTTCGAGGAGCACGCCGAGCGGATCGCAAAGGCCTACGACGCCCTCACCTTCGGCGACCTCAACGAGCTGACCGGCGACCTGGTCGCCGTCCCACGTCCACGGCCGGCCCCCTCGGCCGCCGTCGCCCCAGCAGCGGCCGCAAGGGTCCCCGCGGCCCCAGGCCAGTACACCGGAGGCAACGCGGTGCTCTCGACGCTGAAGCCGGGACGCATCGACACCGTCGCCCCTGAGGTCACCGTCAACGCGTGGCTCGGAGAGGTGCGGCTCGACCTGGTCGACGCCACCTTCGCCGACCGCGAGACCACGATCAACGTCGGCGGCCTGATGGGCGAGGTGCGGATCCGCGTGCCCGCCGGCGTCGACGTCAACGTCTCGGGGCTGTCGACGGTGATGGGCGACACCAAGGTCGAGGGCACCAGCCCGCGGCCCGACGGCATCCGGATCAACCTGGTGGGTACTGTGGTCATGGGAGAGGTGAAGGTCTGCGGACCGGACACCAAGAAGACCAAGTACGAGAAGTTTGTGAAGTGA
- a CDS encoding 6-phosphofructokinase gives MTKRVGILTAGGDSPGLNAAIRGFGKAAIGQHGMELIGFRDGLRGLVEDRWQDLDGEALAGILTIGGTILGTSRDKPHKMVVDGEVRDMVPTIVENYERNKLDAIVCIGGGGTAKNANRLAQAGLDVIHLPKTIDNDIAHTDTSFGFSTALGIATEAVDRLHSTAHSHHRVIVVEIMGHKAGWLALGAGIAGGADIILIPEIPYSIESVADSVKARAASGRNFSVIALAEGARNQEDAADLAAATALVKGAGTPEAKAAASKHKASVEAAHRDNPFKVASALEEATGLESRVTILGYVQRGGTPDANDRLLGTLLGSAGADLIAEGVSGVTVASQAGRAVPVPLADVAGNLKTVPLDDPWIAAARGVGTGLGD, from the coding sequence ATGACCAAGCGAGTGGGAATTCTCACGGCCGGCGGCGACTCGCCGGGCCTCAACGCCGCGATCCGCGGCTTCGGCAAGGCCGCGATCGGCCAGCACGGCATGGAGCTGATCGGGTTCCGCGACGGCCTGCGCGGCCTCGTCGAGGACCGCTGGCAGGACCTGGACGGGGAGGCCCTCGCAGGCATCCTGACGATCGGAGGAACCATCCTCGGCACCTCCCGGGACAAGCCGCACAAGATGGTCGTCGACGGTGAGGTCCGCGACATGGTGCCCACCATCGTCGAGAACTACGAGCGCAACAAGCTCGACGCGATCGTCTGCATCGGCGGTGGCGGGACCGCGAAGAACGCCAACCGGCTCGCCCAGGCGGGCCTCGACGTCATCCACCTGCCGAAGACCATCGACAACGACATCGCCCACACCGACACCAGCTTCGGGTTCTCCACCGCGCTGGGGATCGCCACCGAGGCCGTCGACCGCCTGCACTCGACGGCGCACTCGCATCACCGCGTGATCGTGGTCGAGATCATGGGCCACAAGGCGGGCTGGCTTGCGCTGGGCGCAGGCATCGCGGGCGGGGCGGACATCATCCTCATCCCCGAGATCCCGTACTCGATCGAGTCGGTCGCCGACTCGGTGAAGGCAAGGGCCGCCTCCGGCCGCAACTTCTCCGTGATCGCACTCGCCGAGGGGGCGCGCAACCAGGAGGACGCGGCCGACCTGGCCGCGGCGACCGCGCTGGTGAAGGGTGCGGGGACCCCTGAGGCGAAGGCCGCTGCGAGCAAGCACAAGGCATCGGTCGAGGCCGCCCACCGGGACAACCCGTTCAAGGTGGCCTCGGCCCTCGAGGAGGCGACGGGGCTCGAATCGCGCGTGACCATCCTCGGCTACGTGCAGCGCGGCGGAACGCCCGACGCGAACGACCGCCTGCTCGGCACCCTCCTCGGCTCCGCCGGGGCCGACCTGATCGCCGAGGGCGTCTCGGGTGTGACGGTGGCGTCGCAGGCGGGCCGTGCGGTCCCCGTCCCCCTCGCCGACGTCGCGGGCAACCTCAAGACGGTGCCGCTCGACGATCCGTGGATCGCCGCGGCGCGCGGTGTGGGCACCGGCCTGGGCGACTGA
- a CDS encoding CopG family transcriptional regulator, translating into MTTKQQCNVYLPPELVRDIKHRSIDEGLSLSALVEKALTEYLDRAPKEER; encoded by the coding sequence ATGACAACAAAGCAGCAATGCAACGTGTATCTGCCACCGGAACTCGTCCGAGACATCAAGCACCGCTCGATCGACGAAGGGCTCAGCCTCTCCGCGCTCGTGGAGAAGGCGCTCACCGAATACCTGGACCGCGCACCAAAGGAGGAACGATGA
- a CDS encoding serine hydrolase domain-containing protein, which translates to MHSRRRWPIVLAIILVVLIAAGIGGYWYLRPLLRTGTGYAAHNLCAITQLVGRDDAEADLPPNPLADYLTPWNDPASGHSRVAVAGFLAGQDAWYTEGFGCTVGDERQEFPAPVEATPAVEFPTAELSPAIEEAIDRAFGEDLDDTERLALGTRAVVIVRDGVVIGERYADGFTPDTRQLGWSMTKSVTNLLTGRLVQQGKVDLDDRNLRTEWDDERADITVDDLLRMTSGLEWDETYDLGTPITQMLYAEPDMAGFVAAQPAAHAPGTFQQYSSGSTTLLCSVLNAKAGLGPNLPREQLFAPLGLGSAVLEPDVTGTPVCGSYLWATPRDWARIGQFALDDGVVDGQRLLPEGWMDESTTVEPVAESDAKGMAASWWVNDLGGGEILNPELPEDAYWASGHDGQNLFVVPSENLVVVRMGFTPVVDDNRAAALVADVIAAG; encoded by the coding sequence ATGCACAGTCGCCGCCGCTGGCCAATCGTCCTAGCGATCATCCTCGTCGTGCTGATCGCCGCGGGGATCGGCGGCTACTGGTATCTGCGTCCTCTGCTTCGCACAGGGACCGGCTACGCGGCGCACAACCTCTGCGCGATCACCCAACTCGTCGGCCGCGACGACGCCGAGGCCGACCTGCCGCCCAACCCGCTCGCTGACTACCTGACGCCCTGGAACGACCCTGCCTCGGGCCATTCGCGGGTGGCCGTTGCCGGCTTCCTCGCCGGACAGGACGCCTGGTACACGGAGGGCTTCGGCTGCACGGTCGGTGACGAACGGCAGGAGTTCCCCGCGCCGGTCGAAGCGACCCCGGCCGTCGAGTTCCCGACCGCGGAGCTGAGTCCCGCCATCGAGGAGGCGATCGACAGGGCCTTCGGTGAGGACCTAGACGACACCGAGCGCCTGGCGCTTGGCACCCGCGCCGTCGTGATCGTCCGCGACGGGGTCGTGATCGGTGAGCGGTACGCCGACGGCTTCACCCCGGACACCCGGCAGCTGGGCTGGTCGATGACCAAGTCGGTCACCAACCTGCTGACCGGTCGGCTTGTCCAGCAGGGCAAGGTCGATCTCGACGACCGCAACCTGCGCACCGAGTGGGACGACGAGCGGGCCGACATCACCGTCGACGACCTGCTGCGGATGACGAGCGGACTCGAATGGGACGAGACCTACGACCTCGGCACCCCCATCACCCAGATGCTCTACGCCGAGCCCGACATGGCGGGCTTCGTCGCGGCGCAGCCGGCAGCTCACGCGCCCGGCACGTTCCAGCAGTACTCGAGCGGGTCGACGACTCTGCTGTGTTCCGTGCTGAACGCGAAGGCCGGGCTCGGGCCGAACCTTCCGCGCGAGCAGCTCTTCGCACCGCTCGGCCTCGGCTCCGCCGTCCTCGAACCGGACGTGACCGGAACGCCGGTGTGCGGGAGCTACCTGTGGGCCACGCCGAGGGACTGGGCCCGGATCGGGCAGTTCGCCCTGGACGACGGCGTGGTCGACGGGCAACGACTGCTCCCCGAGGGATGGATGGACGAGTCCACGACCGTCGAACCGGTCGCCGAGAGCGACGCGAAGGGGATGGCCGCCTCCTGGTGGGTCAACGACCTCGGTGGCGGGGAGATCCTCAACCCGGAGCTTCCGGAAGACGCCTACTGGGCCAGCGGCCACGATGGTCAGAACCTGTTCGTGGTCCCGAGCGAGAACCTCGTCGTCGTGCGGATGGGCTTCACGCCGGTGGTGGACGACAACCGGGCCGCTGCGCTGGTCGCCGATGTGATCGCCGCGGGCTGA
- a CDS encoding FAD-binding and (Fe-S)-binding domain-containing protein, which yields MGSAQNSIVRDDRAIRRLAMAHDASHFLLTPAEVVTPGTAEDVATLMREAGRRRKPMTFRSGGTSLCGQGVTDSTLVDTRSNFRTLEVLDDGERVRVGVGVTLAAVNARLARYGRRLGPDPTSAIACTIGGILANNSSGMLSGIEQSSYHTVESMVFVLPSGRIIDTADPSADITLRLDEPELSGGLHMLRKRLRTNPDAMAEIRRLFSIKNTMGYGINALLDFHRPVDIISHLLIGSEGTLGFISEATFRTVPLARHTAAALAIFPDLPSAAKAAPELVEGGFESVELMDVASLRVVVRQPTAPAQLRSLNLTTQAALLVELHDTDEATLQARLAEAEQRLAGLDVIDLIAMTTDRDRRNSLIELRRGLYALVAGARASGTTTLLEDICVPLDRFAEMCQALDDLFAKHDYGVLNVPLFAHARDGNIHFLLSERFDEPEGLLRYRKFTRDLVRQVLRRGGVLKAEHGTGRAMAPFVRAQYGDELYEVMRAIKFLFDPRGVLNPGVVITDDPDEHLLNLKLMPTVEPEVDACIECGYCEAGCPSRDLTLTPRQRIVLRREIAARRDDHDLLRQIAESYEYEAVETCAVDGMCSVACPLGIDTGTLVRRQRSDNISAVEKAGWNQAARTWGLVTRMGSAALTLAKAAAPLANAATDLGRRRLGSEVVPRYDARLPRGSNVHRRPRRRDKGHAGVAAYFPSCLQTMFGTTGEGVFAAFRELCLRAEIRVTMLDVEDLCCGAPWSAKGIGEGYEVMRRKVRDQVVMRDQLPIITDASSCTQSLAEMVRHWRVPVLDVIEFAADELLPRLTVTRPLDSVMVHPTCASTRLGINEDLMEVAQFISDDVSVPLSWSCCGFAGDRGLLHPELTASATQDMAAEINRHHYDGYASVNRTCEIGMTQATGQPYRHILELLEQATR from the coding sequence GCTCAGGAGGCACCTCCCTGTGCGGGCAGGGCGTCACCGACTCGACGCTGGTCGACACCCGCAGCAACTTCCGCACGCTCGAGGTGCTCGACGACGGCGAACGCGTCCGGGTAGGAGTCGGCGTGACGCTCGCTGCAGTCAACGCCCGACTCGCCAGGTACGGCCGGCGCCTCGGCCCCGATCCCACGAGCGCGATCGCCTGCACCATCGGCGGGATCCTCGCCAACAACTCCAGCGGCATGCTCTCGGGCATCGAGCAGAGCAGCTACCACACCGTCGAGTCGATGGTCTTCGTGCTGCCGAGCGGACGGATCATCGACACCGCCGACCCGTCGGCAGACATCACGCTGCGCCTCGACGAGCCGGAACTCTCCGGCGGCCTGCACATGCTGCGCAAGCGGCTGCGGACCAACCCCGACGCCATGGCCGAGATCCGCCGCCTGTTCTCGATCAAGAACACGATGGGCTACGGCATCAACGCCCTGCTCGACTTCCACCGGCCGGTCGACATCATCTCCCACCTGCTGATCGGCAGCGAAGGGACGCTCGGCTTCATCTCCGAGGCCACCTTCCGCACGGTCCCCCTCGCCCGGCACACGGCCGCGGCGCTCGCCATCTTCCCCGACCTGCCGTCTGCCGCGAAGGCCGCACCGGAGCTCGTTGAGGGCGGCTTCGAGTCGGTCGAACTGATGGACGTGGCGTCCCTGCGCGTCGTCGTGCGGCAGCCGACGGCGCCCGCCCAGCTACGCTCCCTCAACCTGACCACGCAGGCGGCGCTGCTCGTCGAACTCCACGACACCGATGAGGCGACCCTGCAGGCGAGGCTCGCCGAGGCCGAGCAGAGGCTGGCCGGGCTCGACGTGATCGACCTGATCGCCATGACGACCGACCGCGACCGGCGCAATTCGCTGATCGAGCTGCGCCGGGGTCTCTATGCGCTGGTCGCGGGTGCCCGCGCGTCGGGGACCACGACGCTGCTCGAGGACATCTGCGTTCCCCTTGACCGGTTCGCCGAGATGTGCCAGGCGCTCGACGACCTGTTCGCCAAGCACGACTACGGCGTGCTGAACGTGCCGCTGTTCGCCCACGCCCGCGACGGCAACATTCACTTCCTGCTCAGCGAGCGGTTCGACGAGCCGGAGGGCCTGCTGCGGTACCGCAAGTTCACCCGCGACCTGGTGCGTCAGGTGCTGCGCCGCGGCGGCGTGCTGAAGGCGGAGCACGGCACAGGCAGGGCCATGGCGCCGTTCGTCCGGGCCCAGTACGGCGACGAGCTGTACGAGGTGATGCGCGCCATCAAGTTCCTGTTCGATCCGAGAGGCGTGCTCAACCCCGGCGTCGTCATCACCGACGACCCCGACGAGCACCTGCTCAACCTCAAGCTGATGCCGACCGTCGAACCCGAGGTCGACGCGTGCATCGAGTGCGGCTACTGCGAGGCTGGCTGCCCCTCCCGCGACCTGACGCTGACGCCGCGCCAGCGGATCGTGCTGCGTCGCGAGATCGCCGCCCGCCGCGACGACCACGACCTGCTCAGGCAGATCGCCGAGAGCTACGAGTACGAGGCGGTCGAGACGTGCGCCGTCGACGGCATGTGTTCGGTCGCGTGCCCCCTCGGGATCGACACCGGAACGCTCGTGCGCAGGCAGCGCTCCGACAACATCAGCGCCGTCGAGAAGGCAGGCTGGAACCAGGCGGCGCGCACCTGGGGCCTCGTCACCCGGATGGGCTCGGCAGCGCTCACGCTCGCGAAGGCGGCCGCACCGCTCGCCAACGCCGCCACCGACCTCGGCCGTCGGCGCCTCGGCTCCGAGGTGGTCCCCCGCTACGACGCCCGACTGCCTCGCGGATCGAACGTGCACCGTCGCCCCCGCCGTCGCGACAAGGGCCACGCCGGGGTCGCCGCCTACTTCCCCTCCTGCCTCCAGACGATGTTCGGCACGACCGGCGAGGGCGTCTTCGCGGCCTTCCGCGAGCTGTGCCTGCGCGCCGAGATCCGGGTGACGATGCTGGACGTCGAGGACCTGTGCTGCGGGGCACCCTGGTCGGCAAAGGGCATCGGCGAGGGCTACGAGGTGATGCGCCGCAAGGTGCGCGACCAGGTGGTGATGCGCGACCAGTTGCCGATCATCACCGATGCGAGCAGCTGCACCCAGTCGCTGGCCGAGATGGTCCGGCACTGGCGCGTGCCCGTGCTCGACGTGATCGAGTTCGCCGCCGACGAACTGCTCCCCCGGCTCACCGTCACCCGGCCGCTCGACTCGGTCATGGTGCACCCGACCTGCGCATCGACGCGGCTCGGGATCAACGAGGACCTGATGGAGGTCGCACAGTTTATCAGCGACGACGTCTCGGTGCCGCTCTCCTGGTCGTGCTGCGGGTTCGCGGGCGACCGCGGACTGCTGCACCCCGAACTGACGGCCAGCGCCACCCAGGACATGGCCGCCGAGATCAACCGGCACCACTACGACGGCTACGCCTCGGTGAACCGCACCTGCGAGATCGGCATGACCCAGGCGACCGGCCAGCCGTACCGCCACATCCTCGAACTGCTGGAGCAGGCGACCCGCTGA